A portion of the Sphingobacterium spiritivorum genome contains these proteins:
- a CDS encoding YceI family protein: MKKLFPLFIALFAAMNVTVAQVKWAVDPAHTNVRFTVEHLGISFVDGEFNSFEGSVDAPTKTGFENAKVDFKINVNSIDTRIEARDKHLKSDDFFNAEKYPTITLKSVSLKKDKAGKLKLEADLTIRDVTKRVIFDVKQNGQNITDPWGKTRAGFTATTKINRLDYGIKYNDKLPSGVAAVGSDVTITVNTELVQQ, encoded by the coding sequence ATGAAAAAACTATTCCCTCTTTTCATTGCATTATTTGCCGCAATGAACGTTACAGTTGCTCAGGTGAAATGGGCTGTAGACCCTGCACACACTAATGTACGTTTTACAGTTGAACATTTAGGTATCAGCTTTGTTGACGGAGAATTTAACTCATTCGAAGGTTCTGTCGATGCACCTACAAAAACGGGATTTGAGAATGCAAAGGTCGATTTCAAAATCAATGTAAACAGCATCGATACACGTATCGAAGCCAGAGACAAGCATTTGAAATCTGATGATTTCTTCAATGCAGAGAAATATCCTACTATTACATTGAAATCGGTATCCTTAAAGAAAGATAAAGCCGGCAAGTTAAAACTAGAAGCTGATCTTACTATTCGTGATGTCACTAAACGCGTTATTTTTGATGTAAAACAAAATGGTCAGAACATTACGGATCCATGGGGTAAAACACGCGCAGGTTTTACAGCTACTACTAAAATAAACCGTCTGGATTACGGGATCAAATACAATGACAAACTTCCTTCAGGAGTAGCTGCTGTAGGTTCGGATGTAACGATCACAGTGAATACTGAACTGGTACAACAATAA
- a CDS encoding PPK2 family polyphosphate kinase, which produces MSPKTNYSKRLQASKNFKISDHSTDISEEISVDEATAKLKDVRKKLSKLQDVMYAHDKYNVLVCLQGMDTAGKDSLIREVFAKFNVRGVDVQSFKTPSEKEHQHDYLWRHYIALPEKGKFGVFNRTHYENVLVTRVHPSYLLSENIPDIREEKDVTNELWQKRYEQINNFENHLIENGTILFKFFLNLSKDEQKNRLLRRLEKEKHQWKFSPGDLSERQLWDKYMEYYEEAIQHTSKKKTPWYIIPSDCKETARYLVAQIILETLEQYTDIKYPELSEEIQGHIKKYKNQLESE; this is translated from the coding sequence ATGAGCCCGAAAACGAATTACTCCAAAAGGCTTCAGGCCTCTAAAAATTTCAAGATCAGTGATCATTCCACAGATATTTCAGAAGAAATTAGTGTAGATGAGGCGACAGCCAAATTAAAAGATGTACGCAAAAAACTCAGCAAATTACAGGATGTCATGTATGCTCATGATAAGTATAATGTATTGGTATGTCTGCAGGGTATGGATACTGCCGGAAAAGACAGTCTGATAAGGGAAGTATTTGCAAAGTTCAACGTAAGAGGTGTGGATGTACAAAGTTTCAAGACTCCTTCGGAAAAAGAACATCAGCATGACTATCTGTGGAGACATTATATCGCATTACCTGAAAAGGGGAAATTCGGGGTATTCAACCGTACACATTATGAAAATGTACTGGTGACACGTGTGCATCCTTCCTATTTGTTAAGTGAAAATATTCCGGACATCCGGGAAGAAAAGGATGTGACGAACGAACTATGGCAGAAACGCTATGAACAAATCAATAACTTTGAGAATCATCTTATTGAGAACGGCACTATACTTTTCAAATTTTTCCTGAACCTTAGCAAGGATGAACAGAAAAACAGACTCTTGAGAAGATTGGAAAAAGAAAAACACCAATGGAAGTTCTCACCCGGTGATCTATCCGAACGCCAGCTATGGGATAAGTACATGGAATACTATGAAGAAGCAATACAGCACACTTCTAAAAAGAAAACCCCCTGGTATATCATTCCGTCTGATTGTAAAGAAACGGCCCGTTATCTGGTCGCACAGATTATACTGGAAACATTAGAACAGTACACCGATATCAAATACCCTGAGTTAAGTGAAGAAATTCAGGGACATATAAAGAAATATAAGAATCAACTCGAAAGCGAGTAA
- a CDS encoding DUF1080 domain-containing protein, protein MTHAKLSCISKIILATGCLLASTTFITQAQQNKATSIFDGKTLAGWKTVGGKAPYIVENGVIVGTMTKKTPNSFLVTEKEYGDFILELEVKLEGDNTNSGIQIRSHIDPQANDGRGRMYGKQVEVDPTARAWTGGIYDEARRGWLYPLDLNQNAKKAFRKNEYNTIRIEAIGDEVRTWVNGIPTAAVIDTIDQTGYIGLQVHNITDADDGKKVYFKNVRIQTENLKPKAFPKDIYITNLHLNQLSQSEQKNGYKLLFDGKSTAGWHSARGKEFPSKGWEIKNGNISVLPSTGGESTNGGDIVTDAQYKAFDLSFQFKLSPGANSGVKYFVTLDEQTSGSAIGLEYQVLDDKEHPDAKLGKDGNRTLASLYDLITTKKNARAVKPIGEWNTGRVVVYPDNRVEHYLNGELMVSYVRGSKEYLDLVAGSKYKDWKNFGQAPQGHILLQDHGNNVSFRSIKIKELK, encoded by the coding sequence ATGACACACGCAAAATTAAGTTGTATTTCAAAAATTATTCTTGCAACCGGATGTCTGCTTGCATCCACCACATTTATCACACAGGCTCAGCAAAATAAAGCTACCTCCATTTTCGACGGTAAAACTCTTGCCGGTTGGAAAACTGTCGGAGGTAAAGCTCCCTATATTGTAGAGAATGGTGTTATCGTAGGTACGATGACAAAGAAAACACCTAATTCATTTTTAGTAACTGAAAAAGAGTATGGCGACTTTATACTGGAACTGGAGGTTAAACTTGAAGGTGACAATACCAATTCCGGCATACAGATCAGAAGCCACATTGACCCGCAGGCCAATGACGGGCGAGGCCGTATGTATGGCAAGCAGGTTGAAGTGGATCCAACCGCAAGAGCCTGGACAGGAGGTATCTATGATGAAGCGCGGAGAGGCTGGCTCTATCCGCTGGATCTCAATCAAAACGCTAAAAAAGCATTCCGTAAGAATGAGTACAATACCATTCGTATTGAAGCGATCGGTGATGAAGTGAGAACCTGGGTAAATGGTATTCCTACGGCAGCTGTTATTGACACCATTGATCAGACTGGATATATAGGTCTGCAGGTACATAATATCACAGATGCAGATGACGGCAAAAAAGTATATTTTAAAAATGTCCGGATTCAGACAGAAAACCTAAAACCAAAGGCATTTCCAAAAGATATTTATATTACAAACCTGCACCTCAACCAGCTTTCGCAGTCAGAGCAAAAAAACGGTTATAAGTTATTATTTGATGGGAAGAGCACAGCGGGATGGCATAGCGCACGAGGCAAAGAATTTCCTTCAAAAGGCTGGGAGATCAAAAACGGCAATATTTCCGTACTGCCATCTACAGGCGGTGAGTCTACAAATGGAGGTGACATTGTTACTGATGCGCAGTATAAGGCCTTTGACTTGTCTTTTCAGTTCAAGCTTTCTCCGGGAGCTAACAGCGGAGTCAAATATTTTGTCACTCTTGACGAACAAACATCAGGTTCAGCTATAGGTTTAGAATATCAGGTGCTGGATGATAAAGAACATCCTGATGCTAAACTGGGAAAAGACGGAAACCGAACACTTGCTTCACTTTACGATCTGATTACTACCAAAAAGAATGCAAGAGCTGTAAAACCAATCGGAGAATGGAATACGGGACGGGTAGTTGTTTATCCCGATAATCGGGTTGAACATTACCTCAACGGAGAACTTATGGTATCTTATGTGAGGGGCTCTAAGGAATATTTGGATCTGGTAGCAGGAAGTAAATACAAAGACTGGAAAAACTTTGGTCAGGCGCCACAGGGACATATCCTTTTGCAGGATCATGGCAACAATGTCTCTTTTCGATCTATTAAAATAAAAGAGCTGAAGTAA
- a CDS encoding sterol desaturase family protein, with amino-acid sequence MAKKNYISNSTESTRMFKNDFLESLTKVHYSVPIIFYLPVIIYFSWKALGPGEMGVWMYIGYFVFGLAFWTIFEYALHRWVFHYHPKGKLLKRVHWIFHGIHHDYPKDRLRLVMPLSASIPLATLVYFMFSLFFSNQFILAAFFAGFMIGYLIYDESHYAMHHANFKSGIMKRIKQHHMLHHYQDPEKGFGVSSAVWDVVFDSGFEEKKEKEKQQTEKEQLS; translated from the coding sequence ATGGCAAAGAAAAATTACATATCAAATTCTACGGAATCCACACGAATGTTTAAGAATGATTTTTTGGAATCATTGACTAAGGTTCACTATTCTGTACCGATTATATTTTATCTTCCCGTAATCATTTATTTTTCATGGAAGGCCCTGGGGCCAGGTGAAATGGGTGTATGGATGTATATTGGGTATTTTGTTTTCGGGCTCGCTTTCTGGACTATTTTTGAGTATGCCCTGCATCGCTGGGTTTTTCATTATCATCCAAAAGGAAAGCTTTTAAAACGTGTTCATTGGATTTTTCATGGTATTCATCACGATTATCCTAAAGATCGTCTTCGTCTGGTCATGCCGTTGTCAGCAAGTATTCCATTGGCAACACTGGTTTATTTTATGTTCAGCTTATTTTTTAGTAATCAATTTATATTAGCTGCATTCTTTGCTGGTTTTATGATTGGTTACCTTATCTATGACGAATCTCATTATGCTATGCATCATGCCAATTTCAAAAGTGGTATTATGAAGCGTATCAAACAACATCATATGTTACACCATTATCAGGATCCTGAAAAGGGATTCGGGGTAAGTTCTGCTGTATGGGATGTCGTGTTTGACTCCGGCTTTGAAGAGAAAAAAGAAAAGGAAAAGCAACAAACAGAAAAGGAACAACTTTCGTAA
- a CDS encoding head GIN domain-containing protein: MKKIIVIGLLFMLAKVSMAQTREVGPFAKVEVTDKISVELINSSTYKVVISGNPSNEVDVIQKNGTLRLKMNTLNMMNGEGIHIKVYGNDISELTAKKGASVKVNDDEALSRNMLNLSASEGGLLSLNVSGQEIKVSASKGGTVQAGGKSPRQEVQLTFGGNYEGRSLVSENAKVTVNGGGKCEVNVKQTIDSQVRAGGIIHVYGNPAQRNEKKLAGGTIEYK, from the coding sequence ATGAAAAAAATAATCGTAATCGGCCTTTTGTTTATGTTGGCCAAAGTGAGTATGGCGCAAACGAGAGAAGTCGGTCCTTTTGCCAAAGTAGAAGTTACAGATAAGATCAGTGTTGAACTGATTAACAGCAGTACATATAAAGTAGTTATTTCAGGAAATCCGTCTAATGAAGTAGATGTCATTCAGAAGAATGGAACATTACGGCTTAAAATGAATACATTAAACATGATGAATGGAGAGGGAATACATATTAAAGTGTATGGAAATGATATCAGTGAATTGACCGCAAAGAAGGGGGCGAGTGTGAAGGTAAATGATGATGAGGCCCTAAGCCGGAATATGCTAAATCTGTCAGCTTCAGAAGGAGGGTTGTTAAGTCTGAATGTATCAGGTCAGGAAATCAAAGTCAGTGCGAGTAAAGGAGGTACTGTACAGGCGGGTGGCAAATCACCACGTCAGGAAGTTCAGTTGACATTCGGAGGTAATTATGAAGGACGATCACTGGTCTCAGAAAATGCAAAAGTTACGGTGAATGGTGGGGGAAAATGCGAAGTAAATGTAAAGCAAACTATTGATTCACAGGTAAGGGCAGGAGGTATCATTCATGTATATGGCAATCCGGCTCAGCGTAACGAGAAAAAACTCGCAGGCGGAACTATAGAATATAAGTAA
- a CDS encoding serine hydrolase domain-containing protein, which yields MSDIQKIILPLLFIFSSASIYAQHSVTAKSIQQIAEKYQAVGVAAVVVKDNKIVFTNNYGYQDRDTHHVLNDSTLFRIASISKSFSATAVMQLVEAGRLSLKDDCSQLIGFPVRNPRFPDQIITLEMLLSHTSGINDKNGYFDLDVINPQKNKNWSDSYNAYAPGKGYQYCNLNFNMVGAIIEKISDQRFDKYVAEHILRPLDLYGGYYVDALDRSRFATLYAYQDGKFVPQPAAYNPRSEEISSYELGHSTPLFSPTGGMKISARDLAQYMIMHMNYGHGNGKKIISKRSAVAMQTKRSDEENYGLALWSTDSLIPQVHLTGHTGSAYGLYSTMFFNPKHKYGFVVITNGCRLSETSGFNMMLKEIVNVLYQDFIK from the coding sequence ATGTCCGATATCCAAAAAATTATACTACCTCTGCTTTTTATCTTTTCTTCAGCAAGTATTTACGCCCAGCATTCCGTAACGGCCAAATCTATTCAGCAGATTGCTGAAAAATATCAGGCAGTAGGAGTGGCCGCAGTCGTTGTGAAAGATAATAAGATTGTGTTCACAAACAATTATGGATATCAGGATCGGGATACCCACCATGTCCTGAATGACTCTACATTGTTTAGAATCGCTTCTATCTCAAAATCATTTTCAGCTACTGCTGTTATGCAACTTGTTGAGGCCGGTCGTTTGTCTTTAAAGGATGATTGCAGTCAGTTGATAGGTTTTCCTGTACGTAATCCCCGATTTCCGGATCAGATTATAACATTGGAAATGTTGTTGTCACATACATCAGGAATCAATGATAAAAACGGATATTTCGATCTGGATGTGATCAATCCGCAAAAGAATAAAAACTGGTCGGATAGTTACAATGCGTATGCTCCCGGTAAAGGCTATCAATATTGTAATCTCAATTTTAATATGGTGGGTGCTATAATTGAAAAAATATCAGATCAGCGTTTTGATAAGTATGTAGCAGAACACATCTTGCGTCCGTTGGATCTGTACGGAGGTTATTATGTTGATGCTCTGGATCGTTCCAGATTTGCGACACTATACGCTTATCAAGATGGCAAATTTGTGCCACAACCTGCAGCGTATAATCCGCGTAGCGAAGAAATAAGTAGCTATGAGTTGGGACATTCCACTCCTTTGTTTTCACCGACCGGGGGCATGAAAATTTCAGCAAGAGATCTTGCACAGTATATGATCATGCACATGAATTACGGACATGGCAACGGCAAAAAAATAATAAGCAAACGTAGTGCAGTAGCCATGCAGACAAAACGTAGTGATGAGGAAAATTATGGTCTGGCACTTTGGAGTACAGATAGTCTTATCCCTCAGGTACATCTTACGGGACATACAGGCTCAGCATACGGGTTATACAGCACCATGTTCTTTAATCCAAAACATAAATATGGTTTTGTCGTTATTACAAATGGGTGCAGGTTATCCGAAACATCAGGATTTAACATGATGTTAAAGGAAATTGTAAATGTGTTATATCAGGATTTTATTAAATAG
- a CDS encoding O-methyltransferase, whose protein sequence is MLNSETYSYPDKFTDILLRTRNSGFNMASDIHTGSLLKTLAASKQNARFLELGTGTGLSTSWLLSGMDERSALLSVDHDPAFLTIAQEYLSSDPRLTLVQQDAGEWLLENKELKFDFIFADTWHGKFLELETCLAMLDKGGIYFIDDLLPQPNWPDGHDQKVRHLIRDLDNRADLSLTRLHWSTGVIVAVKR, encoded by the coding sequence ATGTTAAACTCTGAAACCTATTCCTATCCGGATAAATTCACGGATATCCTTCTTCGAACACGCAATTCCGGCTTCAATATGGCCAGTGATATTCATACCGGCTCTTTATTAAAGACGCTTGCTGCCTCCAAACAGAATGCCCGTTTTTTAGAACTTGGGACAGGTACAGGCTTATCTACTTCCTGGCTGTTATCCGGCATGGATGAACGTTCTGCATTGCTGTCTGTGGATCATGATCCGGCTTTTCTAACAATCGCGCAGGAATATCTGTCTTCAGATCCTCGTCTTACATTAGTACAACAGGATGCCGGAGAATGGCTTCTTGAGAATAAAGAATTAAAATTTGATTTTATTTTTGCGGATACCTGGCACGGAAAATTTCTGGAACTGGAAACATGTCTTGCTATGCTGGATAAAGGAGGCATTTACTTTATAGATGACCTCTTACCGCAGCCCAACTGGCCGGATGGACATGACCAAAAGGTTCGTCATCTGATTCGTGACCTGGACAACCGGGCTGATCTCAGCCTTACACGTCTTCACTGGTCTACTGGTGTGATCGTTGCTGTGAAAAGATAA
- a CDS encoding PKD domain-containing protein, whose protein sequence is MTREESSDDKFNIKSYLIISAVGAVLLVALTVFVMKIFMEPEKKIRAKVFNQDMTLNQDLIYIDNTVGAQKWHWDFGNGDVSTQQDGKYRYKSAGTYVVRLVVNDNLHEQFFVTVKDSVAKVVDSVLQVSGPSTGTILKEVRLEVDGPGEIYQWQFGESGKVDVIGKVAQYTYSKPGRYRVKVKSDKTLSYTYHTIEIDGAKTDSLDSLAAENQVQKVAVDDLKAQLQAIADGGDFNVRYSYILSKFFCKNERTGVTIKSGGAIKQQDIYSYCIGLTFGGGVKIDNILLMRVPNSTCYQSLIVTQHK, encoded by the coding sequence GTGACAAGAGAAGAATCTTCTGATGACAAATTTAATATTAAGAGCTACCTGATCATTAGTGCAGTAGGAGCAGTGCTATTGGTTGCGCTTACGGTATTTGTTATGAAGATCTTTATGGAACCTGAAAAAAAAATCAGAGCCAAGGTCTTTAATCAGGATATGACACTCAATCAGGATCTGATCTATATCGATAACACAGTTGGTGCACAAAAATGGCACTGGGATTTTGGAAATGGCGATGTGTCTACGCAGCAGGATGGTAAATACAGATATAAATCAGCCGGAACTTATGTCGTACGTCTGGTCGTCAATGACAATCTACACGAACAATTTTTTGTAACGGTAAAAGATTCTGTAGCTAAAGTCGTAGACAGCGTTTTACAGGTATCAGGTCCATCAACCGGAACTATTCTAAAAGAGGTGAGGCTGGAAGTAGATGGTCCGGGAGAAATCTACCAGTGGCAGTTTGGTGAAAGCGGTAAGGTAGATGTTATCGGCAAGGTTGCGCAGTATACCTATTCCAAACCGGGAAGGTATCGTGTAAAAGTTAAATCGGACAAAACCTTATCTTATACCTATCATACTATAGAAATAGATGGAGCCAAAACAGATAGTCTGGATAGTCTGGCGGCCGAAAATCAGGTGCAGAAAGTTGCAGTAGATGATCTGAAAGCACAATTGCAGGCTATTGCTGACGGAGGAGATTTCAATGTGAGATACAGCTATATTTTAAGTAAGTTTTTTTGTAAAAATGAACGTACAGGAGTAACTATCAAAAGTGGTGGTGCAATCAAGCAACAGGATATCTACAGTTACTGTATAGGACTCACGTTTGGAGGGGGAGTGAAGATTGATAATATACTTCTGATGAGAGTGCCGAATTCTACTTGTTATCAATCTTTGATTGTGACACAACATAAATAG
- a CDS encoding DUF3307 domain-containing protein — translation MLYTGLILFVAHILGDFVFQPKKWVDGRAHHIRYIFYHVGVHAALLCLFFIRDLSHWWPAIAVIVLSHLAIDSLKVSLERKMNSNPLLLFSIDQLLHLTVLAAVLGCHYGIPESFISSIWSVQAQILLIGFLLTAFVSPIVLRVFFSKWNQSAEVNAQRQDSLIDAGWIIGVLERLLIVFFVNINFLEGIGFLLAAKSIFRFGDLANAKDKKFTEYVLVGTLASFVMAIGIGFLIKWLLRMV, via the coding sequence ATGTTATATACAGGACTGATCTTATTTGTAGCTCATATATTGGGCGATTTTGTCTTCCAGCCAAAAAAATGGGTGGATGGAAGAGCGCATCACATCCGTTATATTTTTTATCATGTAGGTGTTCATGCTGCATTATTATGTTTGTTTTTTATTAGAGATTTATCACACTGGTGGCCGGCAATAGCTGTGATTGTGTTGTCTCACCTTGCAATTGACAGCCTTAAGGTTTCTCTGGAACGTAAAATGAACAGCAACCCATTATTACTGTTCAGCATTGATCAGCTACTCCATTTGACAGTACTTGCAGCTGTACTTGGATGTCACTATGGTATTCCGGAGAGTTTTATATCTTCGATATGGTCTGTACAGGCACAGATACTTCTGATTGGATTTTTGTTGACCGCATTTGTTTCTCCTATCGTACTTCGTGTCTTTTTCAGCAAATGGAATCAATCTGCCGAGGTCAATGCCCAAAGGCAAGATTCATTGATCGATGCAGGATGGATTATAGGAGTGCTTGAGCGTCTTCTTATTGTGTTTTTTGTAAATATTAATTTTTTAGAAGGAATAGGCTTTCTGTTAGCAGCGAAATCAATTTTCAGATTTGGAGATTTAGCCAATGCAAAAGATAAAAAATTCACAGAGTATGTACTCGTAGGTACATTGGCCAGTTTTGTGATGGCAATAGGAATTGGCTTTTTGATCAAATGGCTGCTAAGAATGGTATAA